In the genome of Cronobacter malonaticus LMG 23826, one region contains:
- the hscA gene encoding Fe-S protein assembly chaperone HscA, whose product MALLQISEPGMSSAPHQRRLAAGIDLGTTHSLVATVRSGQPETLADHQGRHLLPSVVHYQAQGYNVGYDARAQAADDPVNTISSVKRLMGRSLADIQARYPHLPYQLRASENGLPMIDTPAGLLNPVRVSADILKALAERAREALAGDLDGVVITVPAYFDDAQRQGTKDAARLAGLHVLRLLNEPTAAAIAYGLDSGQEGVIAVYDLGGGTFDISVLRLSRGVFEVLATGGDSALGGDDFDHLLADYIREQAGITDRSDNRIQRQLLDAATQAKIELSDADVAQVNVAGWQGSITREQFNELIAPLVKRTLLSCRRALKDAGVEASDVLEVVMVGGSTRVPLVRERVGEFFGRTPLTSIDPDRVVAIGAAIQADILVGNKPDSEMLLLDVIPLSLGLETMGGLVEKVIPRNTTIPVARAQEFTTFKDGQTAMAIHVMQGERELVQDCRSLARFTLRGIPAMPAGGAHIRVTFQVDADGLLSVTAMEKSTGVEASIQVKPSYGLTDGEIASMIQDSMSFAEQDVQARMLAEQKVEAARVLESLDGALKSDGALLSATERAAIDDAMAQLRAAAEGDDASAIEDAIKNTDKQTQEFAARRMDESIRQALKGHSVDEV is encoded by the coding sequence ATGGCCTTATTACAAATCAGTGAGCCCGGCATGAGTAGCGCGCCGCACCAGCGCAGACTGGCGGCGGGCATCGATCTTGGCACCACGCATTCGCTGGTCGCAACGGTTCGCAGCGGCCAGCCGGAAACGCTGGCCGACCATCAGGGGCGTCACCTGCTGCCGTCCGTGGTGCACTACCAGGCACAGGGCTATAACGTAGGTTATGACGCCCGCGCCCAGGCGGCGGACGATCCGGTAAACACCATCAGCTCCGTGAAGCGTCTGATGGGCCGCTCCCTCGCCGACATTCAGGCGCGCTACCCGCATCTGCCGTATCAGCTGCGCGCGAGCGAAAACGGCCTGCCGATGATCGATACCCCGGCAGGGCTGTTGAACCCGGTACGCGTCTCCGCCGATATTCTCAAAGCCCTGGCCGAACGCGCGCGTGAAGCGCTGGCGGGCGATCTCGACGGCGTAGTCATCACCGTTCCGGCCTACTTTGACGATGCGCAGCGCCAGGGCACCAAAGACGCCGCGCGTCTTGCCGGGCTGCATGTGCTGCGCCTGCTGAATGAACCGACCGCGGCGGCGATCGCCTACGGCCTCGATTCCGGTCAGGAAGGCGTTATCGCCGTCTACGATTTAGGCGGCGGCACGTTTGATATCTCCGTGCTGCGCTTAAGCCGCGGCGTGTTTGAAGTGCTGGCGACGGGCGGCGATTCCGCGCTCGGCGGCGACGATTTCGACCATCTGCTGGCGGATTATATTCGCGAGCAGGCGGGTATCACCGATCGCAGCGACAACCGCATTCAGCGCCAGCTGCTCGACGCCGCCACCCAGGCGAAAATCGAACTCAGCGACGCCGATGTCGCGCAGGTGAACGTGGCAGGCTGGCAGGGCAGTATTACCCGCGAGCAGTTCAATGAACTTATCGCGCCGCTGGTCAAGCGCACGCTGCTCTCATGCCGTCGCGCGCTGAAAGACGCGGGCGTGGAAGCAAGCGACGTGCTGGAAGTGGTCATGGTAGGCGGTTCAACCCGCGTGCCGCTGGTGCGCGAGCGCGTCGGCGAGTTTTTTGGCCGCACGCCGCTTACCTCCATAGACCCGGATCGTGTGGTCGCCATTGGCGCGGCTATCCAGGCCGATATTCTGGTGGGCAACAAGCCGGACAGCGAAATGCTGCTGCTGGACGTTATCCCGCTGTCGCTCGGTCTTGAAACCATGGGCGGCCTGGTGGAGAAAGTCATCCCGCGCAATACCACGATCCCGGTGGCGCGCGCGCAGGAGTTCACCACCTTTAAAGATGGCCAGACCGCGATGGCGATTCACGTCATGCAGGGCGAGCGTGAACTGGTGCAGGATTGCCGATCGCTTGCGCGCTTTACGCTGCGCGGCATCCCGGCGATGCCAGCAGGCGGCGCGCATATCCGCGTCACCTTCCAGGTAGATGCTGATGGCCTGCTGAGCGTGACGGCGATGGAGAAATCCACCGGTGTGGAAGCCTCCATTCAGGTGAAACCGTCCTACGGGCTGACCGACGGCGAAATCGCCAGCATGATTCAGGACTCCATGAGCTTTGCCGAGCAGGACGTGCAGGCACGTATGCTCGCCGAGCAGAAAGTGGAAGCCGCACGAGTGCTGGAAAGTCTCGACGGCGCGCTGAAAAGCGACGGTGCGCTGCTTAGCGCGACCGAGCGCGCCGCCATTGATGACGCGATGGCGCAGTTGCGCGCCGCCGCGGAAGGCGACGACGCCAGCGCCATTGAAGACGCCATAAAAAATACAGATAAACAGACCCAGGAGTTTGCCGCTCGCCGCATGGATGAATCCATCCGTCAGGCGCTGAAAGGCCACTCCGTTGACGAGGTTTAA
- a CDS encoding M48 family metallopeptidase has protein sequence MTKKSFAYLFLLPLAILLFAVLQYHRVATLLDRAEYEQEILVKAEKLVNHNFTGPTEIEYQREGADKAELIDAGNAQTDASIFLSQNKKALSVARPMLYLAYAGLGLSLLYLLINSALIALGYLGAKKGRRSQHDLVQAFDFCRTWLPFMLAAQVLFLTLSISCLIFYELTGLMSTAKDGGDILAGGYFFLLGIGYIIFIIWRLVKMLSKSFSLFQPEPKPVMGRNLSRDDAPALWARVERLALRLETITPDNIVAGLTENFYVTANPVRLNTGEILTGQTLYFSLPWASLLNEAEIDAVLGHELGHFAGKDTEYSLRFAPLYARFSSSIDAVFGLRKNAPGYMNVDFNTAMSSCYYVLGQFHDTVMYWRQRREHGADEMGAKASTPLALSSSLLRIAALSNPVDEYLNEVYHARVAPDDVVAALLAHLQTLPLPDPRAFLENETAHPYDTHPSCRARIEALGCTTDEAALIAARPVTGDSFAHLFLLVNDFQALCRTLSAELTGEITQYRDNYKQSLETVLNRAAKETVIYARPKIAIGGVLVFLYFLYATLSGLFNPDLTFPPNDKSYTLMGLLLACAVIAGLGLRRVIKVWKRGKQPVMVLRHGSVSFHMLGAPVPLAALTGYAFFKTRRGLRIGFTYKEGYEPPKRTDNRWLTYTHCSSTEPFFYVTAYGKLRDASGAPVSQEQLAELLDTYLSASVAEHEIKDFQ, from the coding sequence ATGACCAAAAAGAGTTTCGCTTATCTCTTTTTATTGCCCCTCGCTATTTTACTGTTTGCCGTTTTGCAATATCACCGTGTCGCCACACTTCTGGACCGGGCAGAATATGAACAAGAGATTCTCGTTAAAGCAGAAAAGCTCGTAAACCATAACTTTACCGGGCCGACAGAAATAGAGTACCAACGCGAAGGCGCGGATAAAGCCGAACTGATAGATGCAGGCAATGCGCAGACAGATGCCTCGATTTTTCTGTCGCAAAACAAAAAAGCGCTCTCTGTTGCCAGACCGATGCTTTATCTGGCTTACGCGGGGCTCGGCCTATCCTTGCTTTATTTACTGATCAATAGCGCCCTGATAGCGCTGGGCTATCTGGGAGCGAAAAAAGGAAGACGTTCCCAGCACGATCTTGTCCAGGCCTTTGATTTTTGCCGAACCTGGCTGCCATTTATGCTGGCGGCGCAGGTGCTTTTTCTTACGCTTTCAATAAGCTGTCTGATTTTTTATGAATTAACCGGCTTGATGAGCACCGCGAAGGATGGCGGCGATATTCTGGCGGGCGGTTACTTCTTCCTGCTGGGGATCGGATATATTATTTTTATTATCTGGCGGCTGGTGAAAATGCTGTCAAAAAGCTTCTCGCTTTTTCAGCCTGAACCTAAGCCGGTGATGGGACGTAACCTCAGCCGCGACGATGCGCCAGCATTATGGGCCAGGGTGGAAAGGCTCGCTCTCAGGCTTGAAACCATTACGCCGGATAATATCGTGGCAGGGTTAACAGAGAATTTTTATGTAACGGCCAACCCTGTCCGGCTGAATACAGGCGAAATACTGACGGGACAGACGCTTTATTTTTCACTCCCGTGGGCATCGTTACTGAATGAAGCGGAAATTGACGCCGTGTTAGGGCATGAGCTTGGGCATTTTGCCGGGAAAGATACGGAATATAGCCTTCGCTTTGCGCCGCTTTACGCGCGATTTAGCAGCAGTATTGACGCTGTGTTCGGCTTAAGAAAAAACGCGCCCGGATATATGAATGTCGATTTTAATACGGCGATGAGTAGTTGCTACTATGTGCTCGGACAGTTCCACGATACGGTCATGTACTGGCGCCAGCGCCGCGAGCATGGGGCCGATGAAATGGGCGCGAAGGCAAGCACGCCGCTGGCGCTCTCCTCATCGCTGCTGCGTATCGCTGCACTCAGCAATCCGGTAGATGAATATCTGAATGAGGTTTATCACGCGCGTGTTGCGCCTGATGACGTTGTCGCCGCTTTGCTCGCCCATCTTCAGACGTTGCCCTTGCCCGATCCGCGGGCATTTCTTGAGAACGAAACGGCGCATCCCTACGACACGCACCCCAGCTGTCGGGCGCGTATTGAGGCGTTAGGCTGCACAACCGATGAGGCGGCCTTGATTGCCGCGCGTCCGGTGACAGGCGATTCCTTCGCGCATTTATTTCTGCTGGTTAATGATTTTCAGGCGCTTTGCCGCACCCTTAGCGCTGAACTGACCGGCGAAATCACGCAATACCGCGATAACTATAAACAGTCTCTGGAAACCGTTTTAAACCGTGCCGCCAAAGAGACTGTCATCTACGCACGCCCTAAAATTGCTATCGGGGGAGTGCTGGTCTTTTTGTACTTCCTGTACGCCACGCTGAGCGGACTGTTTAATCCCGACCTGACATTCCCCCCCAATGACAAGAGTTATACCCTGATGGGACTGTTGCTGGCGTGTGCTGTCATCGCCGGGCTTGGCCTGCGTCGCGTCATAAAGGTCTGGAAGCGAGGCAAGCAGCCCGTCATGGTTCTGCGCCACGGTAGTGTCAGCTTTCATATGCTGGGCGCTCCGGTGCCGTTGGCAGCGCTCACGGGCTATGCGTTTTTTAAAACCCGCCGCGGCTTGCGGATTGGTTTTACCTATAAGGAAGGCTATGAGCCGCCGAAGCGTACTGATAATCGCTGGCTTACCTATACGCACTGCTCCTCGACCGAACCTTTCTTTTACGTGACGGCTTACGGCAAGCTCAGAGACGCCAGCGGCGCGCCTGTTTCGCAAGAACAACTCGCTGAACTGCTGGATACTTATCTCAGCGCTTCTGTCGCCGAGCATGAAATCAAAGACTTTCAATAA
- the iscX gene encoding Fe-S cluster assembly protein IscX, whose translation MGLKWTDSREIGEALYDSRPDVDPKTVRFTDMHQWICDLEDFDDDPQASNEKILEAILLVWLDEAE comes from the coding sequence ATGGGACTGAAATGGACCGACAGCCGCGAAATCGGCGAGGCGCTGTATGACAGCCGCCCGGACGTGGATCCGAAAACCGTGCGTTTTACCGATATGCACCAGTGGATCTGCGACCTCGAAGATTTCGATGACGATCCACAGGCCTCTAATGAAAAGATTTTAGAGGCTATACTGCTGGTCTGGTTAGACGAAGCAGAATAA
- the iscA gene encoding iron-sulfur cluster assembly protein IscA, which produces MSITLSDTAAARVNAFLANRGKGFGLRLGVRTSGCSGMAYVLEFVDAPQPEDTVFEDKGVKVVVDGKSLQFLNGTQLDFVKEGLNEGFKFTNPNVKDECGCGESFNV; this is translated from the coding sequence ATGTCGATTACCCTTAGCGACACCGCCGCCGCGCGCGTCAACGCTTTCCTGGCCAACCGCGGTAAAGGTTTTGGCCTGCGTCTTGGCGTGCGTACGTCCGGCTGTTCCGGCATGGCCTATGTGCTGGAATTTGTTGACGCGCCGCAGCCAGAAGATACGGTGTTCGAAGACAAGGGCGTGAAGGTGGTGGTCGATGGTAAAAGCCTGCAATTCCTTAATGGCACTCAGCTGGACTTCGTCAAAGAAGGCCTGAACGAAGGGTTTAAATTCACCAACCCGAACGTTAAAGATGAGTGCGGCTGCGGCGAAAGCTTTAACGTCTGA
- the fdx gene encoding ISC system 2Fe-2S type ferredoxin produces MPKIVFLPHQDLCPDGAVLEAQSGETILDVALRNGIEIEHACEKSCACTTCHCIVREGFDSLPESTEDEDDMLDKAWGLEPESRLSCQARVTDEDLVVEMPRYTINHAREH; encoded by the coding sequence ATGCCTAAGATTGTTTTTTTGCCTCATCAGGATCTTTGCCCTGATGGCGCAGTACTGGAAGCGCAAAGCGGTGAAACCATTCTTGACGTTGCGCTGCGCAACGGCATTGAAATTGAACACGCCTGTGAGAAATCGTGCGCCTGCACCACCTGCCACTGCATCGTGCGTGAAGGTTTCGATTCGCTGCCGGAAAGCACCGAAGATGAAGACGACATGCTGGATAAAGCGTGGGGTCTGGAGCCGGAAAGCCGTCTGAGCTGCCAGGCGCGCGTCACGGACGAAGATCTGGTGGTGGAGATGCCGCGTTACACCATCAACCACGCCAGGGAGCATTAA
- the pepB gene encoding aminopeptidase PepB yields the protein MTEAMKITLSREPADARWGEKALYSFTQDGIALHLTGKDDLGLIQRAGRKIDGQGLKHVELAGDGWDVEKSWAFWMGYRGPKGKRTVTWAPLDDAQQKELNNRLKVIDWVRDVINAPAEEMGPEHLAQRAVDLLADVGGERVSYRITKGEDLREQNYMGLHTVGRGSERPPVLLALDFNPTGDANAPVYACLVGKGITFDSGGYSIKQTAFMDSMKSDMGGAALVTGSLAFAITRGLNKRVKLILCCADNMISGNAFRLGDIIRYRNGKTVEVMNTDAEGRLVLADGLIDASAQKPELIIDAATLTGAAKTALGNDYHALFSFDDALANRLLQSAQAENEAFWRLPLAEFHRNQLPSNFAELNNTAGGAYPAGASTAAGFLSHFVENYQQGWLHIDCSATYRKAAVEQWAAGATGIGVRTLANLLTGE from the coding sequence ATGACCGAAGCCATGAAGATTACCCTTTCCCGTGAGCCTGCCGATGCTCGCTGGGGCGAAAAAGCACTGTACAGTTTTACGCAAGACGGTATCGCTCTGCACCTGACGGGCAAAGACGATCTCGGTTTGATTCAGCGCGCCGGGCGAAAAATCGACGGCCAGGGGCTCAAGCACGTTGAGCTTGCCGGCGATGGCTGGGATGTGGAGAAAAGCTGGGCGTTCTGGATGGGCTATCGCGGCCCGAAAGGCAAACGCACCGTCACCTGGGCGCCGCTTGACGACGCGCAGCAGAAAGAGCTGAACAACCGCCTGAAAGTCATCGACTGGGTGCGCGATGTTATCAACGCCCCGGCGGAAGAGATGGGGCCAGAACACCTGGCGCAGCGCGCGGTTGATCTGCTGGCGGATGTCGGCGGCGAGCGCGTGAGCTACCGCATCACCAAAGGCGAGGATCTGCGCGAGCAGAACTACATGGGCCTGCACACCGTAGGCCGCGGCTCTGAACGCCCGCCGGTACTGCTGGCGCTCGATTTTAACCCGACGGGCGATGCGAACGCGCCGGTCTATGCCTGCCTCGTCGGCAAAGGCATTACGTTTGACTCCGGCGGTTACAGCATCAAGCAGACCGCGTTTATGGATTCGATGAAGTCCGATATGGGCGGCGCGGCGCTGGTGACCGGCTCGCTGGCGTTCGCCATTACGCGCGGCCTGAACAAGCGCGTGAAGCTTATCCTCTGCTGCGCGGATAACATGATTAGCGGCAACGCCTTCCGTCTGGGCGATATCATTCGCTACCGCAACGGCAAAACCGTGGAAGTGATGAACACCGACGCGGAAGGGCGTCTGGTGCTGGCGGACGGGCTGATCGACGCCAGCGCTCAGAAGCCGGAGCTAATTATCGACGCCGCGACGCTGACCGGTGCTGCCAAAACGGCGCTCGGCAACGATTACCATGCGCTGTTTAGCTTTGACGACGCGCTGGCGAACCGTCTGCTGCAAAGCGCGCAGGCTGAAAACGAAGCCTTCTGGCGTCTGCCGCTGGCGGAGTTTCACCGCAACCAGTTGCCGTCGAACTTTGCCGAGCTCAACAACACGGCGGGCGGCGCGTATCCGGCGGGCGCCAGCACCGCGGCGGGTTTCCTGTCGCACTTTGTCGAAAACTACCAGCAGGGCTGGCTGCATATCGACTGTTCCGCCACGTATCGTAAAGCGGCGGTGGAGCAGTGGGCGGCGGGCGCGACCGGCATCGGCGTGCGCACGCTGGCGAATCTGCTGACCGGCGAGTAA
- the hscB gene encoding co-chaperone HscB: MDYFTLFGLQARYALDSAQLAARYQDLQRQYHPDKYASRSQAEQLAALSQSATINQAWQTLRHPLTRAEYLLSLHGFDLANEQHTVRDTAFLMEQLELREALDEIEQAKDADRLEAFVRNVKAMYQERHQHMVTELDDGAWAQAADTVRKLRFLDKLLSQSEQLEEKWLDF; the protein is encoded by the coding sequence ATGGATTACTTCACCCTCTTTGGGCTGCAGGCCCGTTATGCGCTGGACAGTGCCCAACTGGCGGCTCGTTACCAGGATCTGCAACGTCAGTATCACCCCGATAAATACGCCAGCCGCTCCCAGGCCGAACAACTGGCGGCGCTCTCGCAATCCGCCACTATCAATCAGGCATGGCAAACGCTGCGCCATCCGCTGACGCGCGCGGAATATCTGCTCTCTCTGCACGGCTTTGATCTGGCGAATGAACAGCACACCGTGCGCGACACCGCGTTTCTGATGGAGCAACTGGAGCTTCGCGAAGCGCTGGATGAGATTGAGCAGGCCAAAGACGCCGACCGCCTCGAAGCCTTCGTCCGTAACGTCAAAGCAATGTATCAGGAACGCCATCAGCATATGGTCACGGAGCTGGATGACGGCGCGTGGGCGCAGGCGGCCGATACGGTACGCAAGCTGCGTTTTCTCGACAAGCTGTTAAGCCAGTCAGAACAACTCGAAGAAAAGTGGCTCGATTTTTAA
- the iscU gene encoding Fe-S cluster assembly scaffold IscU, protein MAYSEKVIDHYENPRNVGSFDNNDDNVGSGMVGAPACGDVMKLQIKVNNEGIIEDARFKTYGCGSAIASSSLVTEWVKGKSLDEAQAIKNTDIADELELPPVKIHCSILAEDAIKAAIADYKSKREAK, encoded by the coding sequence ATGGCATACAGCGAAAAAGTCATCGATCATTACGAAAACCCGCGCAACGTCGGCTCTTTTGATAACAACGACGACAACGTCGGCAGCGGCATGGTCGGCGCGCCGGCGTGCGGCGACGTGATGAAGTTGCAGATCAAAGTCAACAATGAAGGTATCATTGAAGACGCACGCTTCAAAACCTACGGCTGCGGCTCCGCTATCGCGTCCAGCTCGCTGGTCACCGAGTGGGTCAAAGGCAAATCCCTGGACGAAGCGCAGGCAATTAAAAATACCGACATCGCAGACGAACTCGAACTGCCGCCGGTAAAAATTCACTGCTCTATCCTGGCGGAAGACGCCATCAAAGCCGCTATTGCGGACTATAAAAGCAAACGTGAAGCAAAATAA
- the sseB gene encoding enhanced serine sensitivity protein SseB has protein sequence MSETKNENNAEKNELEILLEKAAAEPAFRPAFFRTLLESTVWVPGEAADGEAVVAESAVDLQHWEKDDGTSVIPFFSSPAALEQAVEGEQAFVAMPVRTLFEMTLGETLFLNAKLPTGKEFTPNEIRHLISPEGSALSQQEVLEGGASLLLSEVAEPPAQMIESLTVLFKEMKTVKRAYLCLLKEHADEPANYLIGIEADGDIEPVINAAGSVATDTLPGDEPVDICQVVEGEKGISHFMMAHLTPFYERRWGSFLRDFKQNRII, from the coding sequence ATGTCCGAAACGAAAAACGAAAACAACGCAGAAAAAAACGAACTCGAAATCCTGCTGGAAAAGGCCGCGGCGGAGCCTGCGTTCCGTCCGGCGTTTTTCCGCACGCTGCTGGAATCCACCGTCTGGGTGCCAGGCGAAGCGGCGGATGGCGAAGCGGTGGTCGCTGAAAGCGCGGTGGATCTTCAGCACTGGGAAAAAGACGACGGCACGTCGGTGATCCCTTTCTTTAGCTCTCCTGCTGCGCTGGAACAGGCGGTGGAAGGCGAGCAGGCTTTCGTGGCGATGCCGGTGCGCACGCTCTTTGAAATGACGCTTGGCGAAACGCTGTTCCTTAACGCCAAACTGCCAACCGGCAAAGAGTTTACGCCCAATGAGATTCGCCACCTGATAAGCCCGGAAGGTTCGGCGCTCAGCCAGCAGGAAGTGCTGGAAGGCGGCGCGTCGCTGCTGCTTTCCGAAGTGGCCGAACCGCCTGCGCAAATGATCGAATCATTGACCGTACTGTTCAAAGAGATGAAAACGGTAAAACGCGCGTATTTGTGCCTTTTAAAAGAGCACGCCGACGAGCCCGCGAACTATCTTATCGGCATTGAGGCGGACGGCGACATCGAGCCGGTGATTAACGCCGCTGGCAGCGTAGCGACCGACACCCTGCCCGGCGACGAGCCGGTGGATATCTGCCAGGTGGTGGAAGGTGAGAAGGGCATCAGCCACTTTATGATGGCGCACCTGACGCCGTTCTACGAACGCCGCTGGGGCAGCTTCCTGCGCGATTTCAAACAAAACCGCATTATCTGA